TTTACCAGAGGCTTTTTATACTTAAAGGTCATTTTGGCTGAACATCAGAATCTTGgcccacattttctttccttagctTTCTTAAATATGTTTCTATACTTCCCTTGGTCATAAAagtgttgcttttaaaaatactggtgGCAATCTAACTTTATTTCTATTGGTCTTTTTTGCTGGGATGtccaaatgatttttctttacaGGATAGTGTTGGTTATTATGGGACAATTTTTAGGCCTCTCAATATGTAATTTCAAATTGTCTTGTATCTCAAGAAAGTTTTTGGAATTATAATTTCTCTTCAGAGTTTCCTGATATATAATAGAGATCACAAAATTTATTATACTGGGGAAACTTTCAGCAGTCTGGTAAAACCAATAGACCAATTCTcaggataatatttttaaatgcataaaatggaATACATAGAACAGCAAAGGAAgctaattatattgaaatatagttctcaaaatatttttaaattgtgatacaATGAtctatttacttctttattaccATATTAGATAATTAGATCTAGTTATAGGTATAAGAGCCACTGTAAATTTGAAAAAGTGATGAACATaagtaatatttggaaatattattttaattataatttgatATGATGACATTTATGATTCCTTCTGGTGACAAAGTCACAGGTACTGTTAATACCACTGTATATTGGTGCATGCATAttgattaaaggaaaatattaaattcagCTAGAGGTTAACAAAAATGTAGACATATTTTTCCCAATGAAGTCCACAAACCACATGAATTTTACCCACAAACCCTGCAGTCTGTCCTTCTCTCTAGGCAATAAACTCCTGTATTGAACATACGTTGACTTTTCTGAATCATCCCTTTCTCTCAGAcgctttctttaaatgtttttttcatacctttttgatttttaaaactttcttcctTTCACACAGTCTATTTCTCTCATTGCAttattgtttctgtttatttgttttgtctttctcttggctcattttcattacaaaaatgatcttattttatttctagttttttttttcaatcgtGTTGAGAAAAAGCTCTCTCTTAAAACCTTCCTTAATCATATCATTTTTGAGTTCTTCCTTTTGCAATTTATTGTCACAGCTTCTACCATTTACTTGGTTTCCTTCAGCCCACTTTGAAATTCTGGGTTTcagttttcatctgttttatggGCATGTCTTTCCATGTGCCTCCCAGGCCATGGGGAATTTATTCTGTTCCTCATTCTCTTTATTAGACTGcatactttttcctttgctcacaTGTAAGTAAATGAGTTTTTCTCTACTTTTAGGAGGAAGGAGAGGCTAAAATAATTTCTAGATTCATGATTCTAAACTctttagtctgttttttttttctcaaaataattttcaaaaatatggcTTTGTACTTTGTAAGATCTCCCTTCTCCAGTTCCCAATCCCATTTTaatctggatatttttttttttttgccccttttgTCCATGTTCTCATTTTAGAATCTCTGTGCTGGAAAGGAACACTGGTTTGTTACTATCAGTGGCTTGTAATGATCAAATTGTGCCAGCATCATTAGGTCTTATCAAATTCAGTCCCCTTGCTCCCACAGAGCTTTGTATGTATAAAACCACCTTCCCATTCAGCTACATTTCCCAGTGATTACCATTAAGGGATATGGGGGTGCTCTGAACTACTGGGGGCAGTTTTCTAATTCTGCCTGAAGccattctcctttccctcctaTCCATAATGCCAGAGTAATCCTCCCAAATAACAGCTTATGTCATGCCAAACAGCTGCTCAAAGAGATCCAGTGACTCATCAGTATCTTGTAAATAAAGTTCAATCCCATTAcctagaaatttgaaattttctgtgcTCTATCCCCAATTTATCTTCCCAACACTTACTGCTTCCACTCCCCTGCACCTAACCTGTGACACAGTCAAGTGGGACTTTTCACCATTTGACAACTATATCAATATTTTACTCAGTTCTTTGTGAGGAACACTGCATTAATTTGTGGTGCCTTACCATCCCCCCACGTCCACCCCAGCCTCAAAGCTCCCTTGCACATAAACTCCCAATCCTCTCCACTCCTGTTCTTTTTAACCTACACACTTTAACCAAAAATGCCCTTCCCTCTTTTAGacatcttaatcttttttttaaacatttagatttttactactactttaaaaaaaaaaaaaaaccttcttggTAGCATTTTCTAAAACCCATCCTAGATAAGGAACAATTAGTATTGGCACCAGAGGATCCTGTTTGCAAATGGTAGGTGAGTCAGTCCACAGGATGTATTTTGGCCAGGGCTCTCTCGCACTCTCATTCTCCAGCTTTCTGTGGCAAAGTGGCAGTATGTTCCGTTAAGAACAGGCTTTGGAACACAAGCTCTGGCTTATTGGGAGGCAGTGTGGATGAGACCTCTCATGGTTTGGAATACAGAAGCCTGTTTCCATGGACAATGTCAAAGAGTGGTGTTACCCAAGAAAGAGCTTGATAGGCACCATGTCACTTTACCACATCCTACAGTTTTTAACAGCATCCTGTGCGTCTGGATATGGTGAAAGCTTGGATTAAGGGGACATGCTAAGAAAGGAATAGTTTTTGTGGCTTTACAACAAGCTCACAAGTTTGATGCTGGTCTTCCCAAGTCAGCCTGCAATGGCGCTGAGCTATCAGCCTCCCCACCTACTCATGTGCTTCAggtccccttccctgcctcttaCCCCCATACCAGTGAGACTTCTGAATGGAAGTCAGTGGACATAGGAGTTCAATGTTGGCACGTGGATGGCAGGATAAGGCATGGGACCAATGGGTTATCTAGTACACAGTAAAAAACTACCTACCTACAATGATTTTCCTGGGCCAACATCACGAGGAGAGAACTTATTTCAAGAACCAAGTCTTCACTTGCTGCTGGCCTAGTAAGCGTAGATACTGCCCGGAGTGGTTGGAAAGGTGGGTAGCCACCAATATTTAGGGCCAGGTGGGTACCCAGACAGTTATCACCCTATTCCACTTGTCTCCACACCCCATGCTTCTACCTCCCAGAACCCTTCAGGTAAGACCCAAAGAAGGATCCTTAGGCTTGCATTAAAACCACCTTGCTGCCAATGGAGGTCTGGTAGGATCCAATTGTTGTTACTTAGAAAAAAGTGCTTTTGCAAAAGAGGCAGGTTAGAAGAGGGAGGTAATATGAACgttctttagaaaaacaaacccaggggatccctgggtggcgcagcggtttggcgcctgcctttggcccagggcgcgatcctggagacccgggatcgaatcccacgtcgggctcccggtgcatggagcctgcttctccctccgcctgtgtctctgcctctctctctctctctgtgactatcataaataaataaaaaaaaaaattaaaaaaaaagaagaaagaaaaacaaacccatCTATCTGCTTATCAATACCCAAAAGGCTGAGGCCACCCAGGGCACAATTTGGTCCGTGGAATACTGAGTGGAGGAGGCAGCTGGTGTGAGGAGGTACCCTCACTGCCTGACTCCTGGGAGCCATTAGCCATCCTTTTTGGCTGGGGCGGTGTCAAAGAGCCGGGTTGCTTTCTTGCACAGCAGAGAGAACCAGTAGATCTGGGGAGCGATGAGGAAGGCATTGGCCACATTGCAGTAAAGGGATGCTGAATGGCACTCAGGGTGGGCTGAGTCCCTGCTGTTGGCCATAAGACCAGTACatgaaagggaagaggaggatCCGACAGGAAAGGAAGGTGGTCAGCGTGAGGATTCCCTTCACTCTGTACAGAAGGGTGTGCTGCTGCTTTAGCTGAATCAGGACTCTGCCCAGTGACACAAACGGAGTGCTCAGTTCTGCCATGAAGATGCAGCCAACAAAGAAGTCCCCGAGGTCTCCCCTAAGCCTCTGTGCAACTGGCACAAGGACAAACAGGATGACTGCGTGGTGCGCGACCATGAGGTGGTTTTTACTTAGGAAGTTTCGAAAAGTGGTGAGGGAGTGTCTGTGGTTCTGGTCTCTGGTTCGGTACCACTCACAGAGGTACATGGCGTAGAAGTTACAGATCATGTACGGAATCAAGAACAAGACATACTCTCGGGCAAGCCAGTGCCAGCTGGGGTCATTTCTCCCCCGGTGGCAGGGGGACACCTACTGCCCCTGACCAAGGGGGCCCTGGGAGCAGTAGGGTCTTAATATTTTAGATACACTTGTCTTATagcatttaaattttacatatatgcatatatatatacatacatgcacacacatactatATTGTAATTTCACTATAAGAAAAGATTTGTATAGTTTTCCTCTTAGCATTACCTATAGCACCTAGCATAGACTTATATAGGGTAAATGTTCAATACTACTCGCTGAATGAATAGACAAATTAGTAGAGCTCAGTCCTAAAGGTAATGTGACTATCCAAAATTTATCCCTCCAGTCATGGCTGACACTAGATGATTCTAAAACAAAACTACTTAACAGTTTCCTAAGACCTCTTTGTATAAATGATGCtataatcatcattattattgttcaTAATTACTAATCTGGGACTACTTGCTGAATGAACATCAATGAACAATCTAACTTAGGTGACACAGCTACTAGTACTTAGAAGAATTTCTAGGCAGATATTCATTCAGGTTGAGGGTCAACAAGTAATTAACCAGGTATAAAAGTGAATGCGAAACATTAGTAATATTTTTGATACTCCATCTCTCAAAGCTTCATATCTTTACCActctatgtattttgtttttatattgagttatatgtttaaaataataggaTCACATTCCATATAAGAGGTATGCCATAAGTCTAGACTATCTTGTCTTGTgcaccctttcttttttttttagtactacATATTGAATGCTCTTTATAGACTCAGTGAGGCACTAAATATGTCATGTACACATGTATTTCCATGGGTAGAACATATCTGGTGCCTTCCTGATAGTATATTATACATACTGAAAGAATCTTCATCTTCCAAAATGCTCCCCCACCTGCCATTCCCAGTCTTTCTGCTCATCATAGATTTCTCACTTTGGTGTTTAAAGAAAGAATCCTTATAAGTCATTTATCCCATGATGGGAATGAGTTTCAGATTCCCTGTCCCCAGTGCCAGAGTAGGGACCATGATGTCACTGAACTGTGACAGTGAGGAAAAGGCCAGGACATTTATGAGAACCAAGTACCATGGACACATTTTACTGGTTTTATAATTTGGCCACAGGGCAGGcacttctctgtttctttctagttatttcttcattttcctttttttttttctgcaacacAGCTTGACatgattccttttctttaaaaatttttctggcCAGAAAACAGAacctcaaaatgtattttattgttacTCTTTAAAGCAGTGCCTC
The genomic region above belongs to Vulpes lagopus strain Blue_001 chromosome 3, ASM1834538v1, whole genome shotgun sequence and contains:
- the LOC121488318 gene encoding TLC domain-containing protein 3A-like, translating into MICNFYAMYLCEWYRTRDQNHRHSLTTFRNFLSKNHLMVAHHAVILFVLVPVAQRLRGDLGDFFVGCIFMAELSTPFVSLGRVLIQLKQQHTLLYRVKGILTLTTFLSCRILLFPFMYWSYGQQQGLSPP